In Nematostella vectensis chromosome 12, jaNemVect1.1, whole genome shotgun sequence, the genomic window AGGATCTTCCTCAGGCAGGTGTTGATGAAGACCTGGATTTTCTTCATGGTGATGACGGTGGTTCTCCAGGTCTCGGCTCCGTAGAGTAGTATTGGCTTTACGATGGTGTTGAAGAGCCTGATCTTGGTGGTGATGCTGATCTCGCTGGATCCCCAGATGTTCTTTAGTTGATGGAAGGCTGCTCGGGCTTTACCAATGCGGGTTCTGATGTCGGCATCCGTTCCTCCCTGCTTGTCCAGGATGCTGCCGAGGTAGGTGAAGGTGTCCAACTCTTCCAGCGCCTCGCCTTGGACTGTGATGGGTGTCTCGTTGGATGCGTTTGTCTTGAACACCTTGGTCTTCCCTCTGTTGATGTTGAGGCCCAGCCTGGCTGAGTTGTCCGCAACGATGTTGGCCTTTTCCTGCATCTGTTGCTGGGTGTGAGAGAGAAGACCAGGTCATCGGCAAAGTCGAGGTCGTCCAGCTGCTTCCAAAGTGTCCACTGAATACCGTTTCGTTTCTGGTCTGTTGACGTCTTCATGATCCAGTCTATGGCCAGCAGGAACACGAAGGGCGAGAGTAAGCAGCCTTGCCTCACTCCGGTTCGTATTTCGAAGGCATCGGTGAGCTGTCTGCCATGCACTACTCTGCAGGTCATTCCTTCATATGACTTCCTGATGATGTTGGTTATCATCTCTGGCACTCCATAGTGTCTCAGTAGTCTCCAGAGGGTCTGCCTGTCAACGCTGTCAAACGCCTTCTCATAGCCGATGAAGTTGACGTAGAGGGTTGAGTTCCACTCCAGGGACTGCTCCAGAATGATGCGCAGGGTTGCGATCTGGTCCGTGCACGATCTCTCCTTTCGGGAGCCGGCTTGTTGGTCACGGAGATGCGGGTCCACGGCGTCTTTCATTCTGTTCAGCAGGATGCGGTTAAACACCTTCCCTGGGATGGACGACAGCGTTATCCCTCGGTAGTTGGAGCAGGAACTGAGGTCACCTTTCTTGGGGAGTTTGATGAGGTAGCCTTCCTTCCACTCTGCTGgtacttcttcttcttcccATATCTTGCAGAAAAACTCGACGTCTCGACGTCAGCCTTTAGCTCTTCTGTCGGGATGCTGTCGGGTCCTGCAGACTTGCCGTTCTTCAATTGCTTGATGGCGCTGCAGATTTCTTCCTTCGTGGGTGCGCAGGACTCGATTGGCAGGTCATTGTCAGCTGGCGATATCTCCGGTGGGTTTGCAGGAGCTGGCCTGTTGAGTAGCTCCTGGAAGTGCTCGATCCACCTCTTCTTCTGTCCTTCTTCGTCTGCTATCACTCCTCCATTCTTGTCCTTTACTGGCCTCTCTGACTTGGCAAACTTGCCCGATATTTTCTTGACGATGGAATACAGGTCCTTGGTGCTGTTCTGGTGAGCTGCTTCTTCTGCTTCTGTTGCCAGTGTCTCTATCTAGCTTCGCTTGTCTGCTCTGATGCTTCGCTTGACGACTCTGTTTGCTTCTGTGTATTCCTCTTGTGCTTTCGCTTTCGTTGCTCTTGTTCTGCTGTTGTTCACCACTTCCTTCTTCTGTCTTCTTTCTTCTATCTTCTGTAGTGTCTCTGCTGATATCCATTCCTTGTGTTTGTACGACTTGGGGCCCAGTACTTCTTGGCATGTTGAGGTCACTGCTTCTTTCACTTTCTGCCACTTCTCTTCTATCGTCTCCTCTTCAAGCAGCTCTTCGAGGGCCTGGAACTTGTTGGAAAGAGTGACCTTGAACTCTTCTTTCTTCTTGCTTTCTTTCAGCGTGATGGTGTTGTAGCGCTGGCGTTGGCTGGACCCCCCTGTCCAATTCTTCTTCAGCTTCAGCTTCAGCCGGGCGACGAGAAGATGATGGTCTGAAGCAACGTCTGCTCCTCGCTTGACGCGCACATCTTGAAGAGAGCGGCGAAACTTCTTCCCGATTCACACGTGGTCGATCTGGTTTTCCGTGGACAGGTCTGGTGACACCCAAGTTGCCTTGTGTATCCTTCTGTGGTGGAAAACACTTCCTCCGATGACCAGGTTGCTTGCGGCGCACAGGTCGGCGAACCTCTCCCCGTTGTCGTTCATCTCGCCTAGCCCCTGCTGCCCCATGATCTCCTCGTATCCTCGGTTGTCACTGCCGATCTTGGCGTTGAAGTCGCCCATTACTATGATGATGTTTCTCTTTGTTTGATCTTTCTCGTCTGTTGTAAAAAATGTCCTTCTCCTCCTCTTCACTGTCGTTCGTCGGGGCATAGCACTGGATGATGTCCATGTTGATCCTCTTCTTCTTGGTGTAGAAAGAGGCTGTCATGATCCTTGGTCCGTGCGCCTCCCATCCGATAAGAGCTCTCTGTGCTGACTTTGAAAGCATCAGGGCCACTCCCTGGGTGTGTGCAGCATCTTCCTGCTCGTGCCCCGAGTATAGCAGTAACTTGCCGGAAGTCAGTCGCTTCTGCCCGGAACCAGTCCATCTTGACTCGCTGATTCCTAGCACGGTGAGGTTGAACTTCCTCATCTCTGCGGCCACTTGCGCTGTCCTCCCGGTCTCGTACATGGTCCGGACGTTCCATGTagcgatggtggtggtggtccTGGTGGAGGCGATGGTCTTCGGTCTGACGGCTTCCAGGTTTTGGCTTTCACCGCCCGACGTCATACACCTTCCAGCTGGAGGTCCATCTTCTCCCAGGACCGTGATGTCTGGTGATTTTGCTGTTGGCGTTTCTGTAGCTAGGATTTTTTTGACAGGGTGGGGTAGCTAGCCCCACGCCCAACCCTCCTCCTTTTTCAGCCGGGCTTGGGACCGTCCTTGGCAGAGTtaagaattgaccattagactccTGAAAATCATTCTCGTCAACTAAGACACCTaaactttgacagcctttttcacaCCAAGGTTAGgtatttgttaactttcatactgcatatttaatattattaaatgagtgcttgcttgatACATTTGGAGCGGCCAATGCAACAGACCCATACCTAGGATTttccttggggggggggggggggtgagaaataaaaaaaagtggacctttaaGATATTTCCTGTTTCCATCCCGAAAGACTCGCTTCCGAGGATGGTAATAACGTAACTTTTTTGTAAGACCTATTTTTGCTCCATTCGCGCGCTTCTTTCTAAGACTTGGTAAGATATTCATTACATATCTAGTAAATAACACTACATTATACACGATGAGAAAATATACTCTAGATAGCTTTTTAGAGGACATTGGTTTGAATGATTTGCGCGCTTTTTTCTTGGTAAGATATTTATGGAATTCTAACAAAGGACATTGCCTTTTACCTGGAGAGAAATGGCGGGAAAAGGTCTATGCGCTAAAGAAGAACAATTCTCATATGATTACAAGGGGGGTTTTATACAGAAAGGGGTAGATTGCATGATGCAGTCATGACTCTCGTGTCATgtggtggctcctaaaagagccgttgTTATTTTTGCAGCAGAAACTGCTTATGCCTTGGCCTTCTTCTCGGTCTTCTTGGGCAGAAGCACGGACTGGATGTTGGGTAGCACACCACCCTGGGCGATTGTGACGCCGCTGAGCAGCCTGTTCAACTCCTCGTCGTTCCTGACAGCCAACTGCAAGTGACGGGGGATGATCCTGGTCTTCTTGTTGTCGCGGGCAGCGTTGCCGGCCAACTCGAGGATCTCAGCGCTCAGGTACTCGAGCACGGCGGCCATGTAAACCGGAGCGCCAGCACCAACACGCTCGGCGTAGTTGCCCTTGCGCAGAAGACGGTGGATACGACCGACGGGGAACTGAAGCCCTGCACGGGATGAGCGGGTCTTGGACTTGGTGCCCTTGGCTTTGCCTTTACCACGACCAGACATTGTCAGTGTTTGTGTGTTTGCTACCTGAAAATGTAGATAAATGAGGTTAACGTCCGTGTCAAGTCTTTTATACCGAGAGCTTGATAATCGCCGGATCGAAATGCACCAATCAAAATTCTTGATTTTTCAAAGCAGTTGACCTTGTGTCAAAAGCACTCTGGATTATCATATTAACCTGAAAAtaaccaatcaaatatcagGATTTTCGATCTGCATACTAAGTAATCCACTCCTAGGTTTGATATAAATACGAATTTGCGATAACAGCTTCATCATACGCAACTTCAGTTTACACCAAAATGCCGCCAAAAGCTCCCGTAGGAAAATCCGCAGGCAAGAAGGCCGTCAAAAAGCAGGTCGGAGAGGGCAAGAAGAAGAGAAAGGGAAGACGTAAGGAAAGCTATTCTATCTACATCTACAAGGTGCTGAAGCAAGTCCACCCCGACACCGGTATCTCGAGCAAAGCCATGGTCATCATGAACTCTTTCGTGAACGACATCTTCGAGCGCATCGCTGGTGAAGCTTCCCGCCTGGCGCACTACAACAAGAAGTCCACCATCACGAGCAGGGAAATCCAGACGGCCGTTCGTCTGCTCCTTCCCGGTGAGCTGGCCAAGCACGCCGTGAGCGAGGGAACCAAGGCCGTCACCAAGTACACCAGCAGCAAGTAAACGGCGCAATCCGTGCTGCACAAACCAAAcaacggctcttttaggagccaccCAAATGACACAAAAGTCACTGCGCCTCATGCAATCTATGCCTGTTAGAAATGAAAGTCGAGTGTGCAAAAATATCACGATCTGCCTAACATCTTTGTCCTTGGGATTAATGTAGCCCTGTCGTGCGCTGCACTAATAAAAACTTGCGCGGTGCAGGACAGTAAACTCATCCAAACTCATTAGAGAGAAAACTAGACATGAGGCGGTTTGCTATCAAGTAAAAAACGAACATTTACAGGCCCCAACCCACACAAACGTAAAAAAACGGGGTCAGTCTTTCTTTTATCGTGTAATAGCAAATTATTAGAAATTAAGTTTCTTTGAAGCGTGAATGAAGTATTCGTCCCACTGACATCCATAAATCAAAGTGTTTTGGCGCAAATATCCGGTTCACTTAATTTATTGATTTCTAATTCTTGCATAAACTCTAATATGCGCAAGAAAATAGATTTAGATTTGCTGTCGAACATGTAAGATAAGTAAAAATGTAATGAAGCAGTATAAGGTAGCGCATGTGTTTGTCGATTAACCGTTTCGGTCATAATATGTTGAATACAGTATTACACCCGTTCATGTTTCAAGTAACAATCGAAGAAGTTTAGTTCGAGTCGATTCTCGAGCCCTGCATTAAATTAGTAGATCGCACTGGTTTATTCAAGTTTAAATTTCTCAAAACACTCAGTTTAGATTGAGTCATGAATCCTCCATTCGAAGACTTGTGGCCGAGACCAGAAATGTTCAACTGTTGAATGCGAACAGAAAAGCATGCGGAGAAACTAGAGAAAAATTCTCAAGAAAGCATACACATGCAAGGCAAATAATACCAAGAAATTCCCTTAAAATGTTGTGAATCAAATCATAAAGTTTCGTGTGAGTGTAAGGGAGACCATAGAGATAGTTTCACAAACGATTTTTAGCGGGAAACGCGGACTGGAGCCATCACCCAGACGTTTCTATGTGTTATCGAAAATTGGTAGAAATGACGAGAAACTATATTCCCTAAAACGCAATCCTATCTCTCATGCATGAAATGATAAGAAAATAATGTGATGAGGCTAGAATTTGAATGATAATAACTTTATTGGCAAAGATATTTAGATTTTCCTTAGACATTATGCAAACATGATCGTCAAACTATCTTGAACTTTGCTTAataactttttaaaataataagagaAAAGTATAAAATTCATCTGGTGTGAGTATAAGGTATTGCTTGTGCAATCTGTAACAGTAACatcttaatatttaaaaaaaggaaaaagtttTGAGACGATAAACGAAGCAAAGAAACACACTCTTcggtcgccatcttgtttaAGCTGGTGTTTATACTGGCTCCTCGGAGGTCCGGCCATACTGAATATATTTTGCCGTTTGGCGCGCAAACTTCAATACTCGCAAGCAATCGCACCGAGAACAATCCAACGCACAATTCAAAATGTCAGACGAAGCAAAACCTGCCAAGGCTAAGAAGCCAGCCAAGCCTGCAGAGCACCCTAAGTACACTGATATGGTCGTAGCAGCCATCGGCGCCCTAAAGGAACGCAACGGATCGTCCCGCCAGGCCATCGAGAAATACATCAAGGGCAACTACAAGGTCGGAGACGGTGTTGGTGTCCATCTTAAGCTGGCGCTCAAGCGCATGAGCGACAAGGGAAAACTAGTGCACACCAAAGGTGTAGGAGCTTCTGGTTCCTTCAAACTGAACAAGGCTGCTGTTGAAAAACCAAAGAAAGCGAAGAAGCCAGTAGCAAAGAAACCCAAGGCTGCCAAGAAACCCGCCGCCAAGAAGTCCCCGAAGAAAGCTGCAGCAAAGAAGTCCCCCAAGAAGGCAGCGAAAAAGCCTGCTGCTAAGAAACCGGCCGCCAAGAAAGCAGCAAAGAAACCCGCCGCTAAGAAGGCTGCGGCAAAGCCTGCCAAGAAACCGGCCGCCAAGAAAGCAACGAAGAAACCCGCCGCAAAAAAGGCCGCCAAAAAGCCAGCCAAGAAGTAGAGCGGTCTAAAGTCGCTTTATTACACACACAAACcaaacggctcttttaggagccatCCACATTTATAAAAGCAAGGCCACATGCACTCTTATCTGTATCTCGTGTCCTCAATAAATCAAAGTATCGATTCCAGCGCTCTCACCAAAATACTATAATTATTACGACCTATTTTGAGAGGAGCCCCTCGTCTGGTCAACTCTATCTGTTTATACCAGCTTTGAAGAATTCATCCCTTAATAACGAAGCGTAATAACCGCCAAAAGTTTCCAATAGAGAAAAGAACAATTGAACACTGCCAAAAGTTTCCATAGATCAGGACCTGAATTCAGGCCCTATCAAACGAAAATTACAATTGTTTATACGGAAATAAAGAAGCTTATCTTTTGAGATCCTGGCCTATGAACATTTAAACCCACCATTTTTCCATCGGTGATTCGTACTCACTATTCGCAAAACTGCACGAAATCATTTACTTTCCCCGATAGATTGTGGATGCATTATCTGTTAAAAAACCGGGAAACAACGATTATCATTTATACAAGGATTTGCATACTTTGTTATTTCGTTAACTAAAGAAGCATGGATTAGTGACTTTATTGCATgtggtggctcctaaaagagccgttttaTTGTGTTCTTGCGAGGAACTGTTTACGCTCTCTCGCCACGGATGCGGCGGGCAAGCTGGATGTCCTTGGGCATGATGGTGACTCG contains:
- the LOC5520522 gene encoding histone H2A translates to MSGRGKGKAKGTKSKTRSSRAGLQFPVGRIHRLLRKGNYAERVGAGAPVYMAAVLEYLSAEILELAGNAARDNKKTRIIPRHLQLAVRNDEELNRLLSGVTIAQGGVLPNIQSVLLPKKTEKKAKA
- the LOC5520521 gene encoding late histone H2B.L4, which encodes MPPKAPVGKSAGKKAVKKQVGEGKKKRKGRRKESYSIYIYKVLKQVHPDTGISSKAMVIMNSFVNDIFERIAGEASRLAHYNKKSTITSREIQTAVRLLLPGELAKHAVSEGTKAVTKYTSSK
- the LOC5520634 gene encoding histone H1-delta, whose product is MSDEAKPAKAKKPAKPAEHPKYTDMVVAAIGALKERNGSSRQAIEKYIKGNYKVGDGVGVHLKLALKRMSDKGKLVHTKGVGASGSFKLNKAAVEKPKKAKKPVAKKPKAAKKPAAKKSPKKAAAKKSPKKAAKKPAAKKPAAKKAAKKPAAKKAAAKPAKKPAAKKATKKPAAKKAAKKPAKK